The sequence AAGTGGCCGTGGCTGACCAGCTGACGGGCCATCCGACGGGTGCGGGCCAGACCGGCGCGGTAAACCACGTTGTCCAGCCGGCTCTCCAGGATGCGCAGCAGCTCCTCGCCGGTCTTGCCGCCACGACGGACGGCTTCCTCGTAGTAGCGACGGAACTGCTTCTCCATCACGCCGTAGGTGAAGCGCGCCTTCTGCTTCTCCTGCAGCTGCAGCCGGTATTCGCTTTCCTTGATCCGCGCGCGACCGTGCTGGCCGGGCGGGTAGGGCCGCTTTTCGAATGCCTGGTCGCCGCCGACGAGGTCAACGCCCAGCCGGCGGGACTTGCGGGTGGCGGGTCCGGTGTAACGAGCCATCTTTTCCTAAACCTCCTAGACCCGGCGCCGCTTGGGCGGACGGCAGCCGTTGTGCGGCTGCGGCGTGACGTCAGAAATCGCACCGACCTCCAGGCCGGCGGCCTGCAGCGAACGGATCGCGGTCTCGCGGCCCGAACCCGGGCCCTTCACGAACACGTCGACCTTCTTCACGCCGTGCTCCTGCGCCTTGCGGGCCGCGTTCTCGGCGGCCAGCTGCGCGGCGAACGGGGTGGACTTACGCGAGCCCTTGAAGCCCACGTGGCCCGACGATGCCCATGCGATCACGTTGCCCTGCGGGTCGGTGATCGTCACGATCGTGTTGTTGAAGGTGCTCTTGATGTGAGCGGCACCATGCGGGATGTTCTTCTTTTCCCGCCGCCGGGTCTTCTGACCCTTCTTGGGGCCGGTCGCTTTCTTCGGTGGCATGACGATTACCTGGCCTTCTTCTTACCGGCGATGGTGCGCTTCGGGCCCTTACGGGTGCGCGCGTTGGTCTTGGTCCGCTGGCCGCGCACCGGCAGACCGCGACGGTGCCGCAGACCCTGGTAGCAGCCGATCTCAATCTTGCGACGGATGTCGGCCTGCACCTCGCGGCGCAGGTCGCCCTCAACCTTCAGGTTGCGCTCGATGTAGTCACGCAACTGGGTGAGCTGGTCGTCGGTCAGGTCCTTGCTGCGCTGGTCCTTGTCGATACCGGTCGCGGCCAGGATTTCGCCTGCGCGAGTACGGCCGATGCCGTAAATGTAGGTCAGCGCGATCTCCATGCGCTTATCGCGCGGCAGGTCGACGCCCACAAGTCGAGCCATGGGGGCATGCCCCTTTCATTTTCGTTACGGAGGTTGTGATCCCAGCCCGTTCCCGGCTAAAAGCTCCGGGGCCCGGCCTCCGATCCGGGCGTGTGTGAGCGGCCTATCCGCTCACTGGTACTGGGAGGTCTGCATTCAGTTGTGGCTGGTGCCCGGCTGCGCCGGGCCGGCGACTGCTAGCCCTGGCGCTGCTTGTGGCGCGGG is a genomic window of Mycolicibacter heraklionensis containing:
- the rpsD gene encoding 30S ribosomal protein S4; protein product: MARYTGPATRKSRRLGVDLVGGDQAFEKRPYPPGQHGRARIKESEYRLQLQEKQKARFTYGVMEKQFRRYYEEAVRRGGKTGEELLRILESRLDNVVYRAGLARTRRMARQLVSHGHFTVNGVKVDVPSYQVSQYDIIDVKDKSINTVPFQISREVAGDRPIPGWLQVVGERQRILVHQLPERAQIDVPLTEQLIVEFYSK
- the rpsK gene encoding 30S ribosomal protein S11, producing the protein MPPKKATGPKKGQKTRRREKKNIPHGAAHIKSTFNNTIVTITDPQGNVIAWASSGHVGFKGSRKSTPFAAQLAAENAARKAQEHGVKKVDVFVKGPGSGRETAIRSLQAAGLEVGAISDVTPQPHNGCRPPKRRRV
- the rpsM gene encoding 30S ribosomal protein S13, which translates into the protein MARLVGVDLPRDKRMEIALTYIYGIGRTRAGEILAATGIDKDQRSKDLTDDQLTQLRDYIERNLKVEGDLRREVQADIRRKIEIGCYQGLRHRRGLPVRGQRTKTNARTRKGPKRTIAGKKKAR